The genomic segment CATCATTTTATgtgcaatcattatcatatacaaaatatataaatggcaaaattactCCGGAATGATATTCGTTCAGATTATTTCCTCTCTATAGTCAGTTAACCAAATATCGTGGTATTGAATATACAAACAGTAACAAGCTGTTGGAAAAGAGTCAGGCTCTGCAGATCCACAATGTCAGCTGTATAGCTTGACTGGAATGAGTGATTCATACCATCCACATAATATAAAGCGCTGTTTCTCTATGTTACAAGGAAATGCCCTTAAACAATTTCACTACTCAAGATCTCGAAACTCTAGTGAAGCAAACGACATTCCATCAGGTCCAATGTACACAAGTAAATGTTTTCCTTTATTCTGTTGGTAGAAGGTATAGTCATGGCGGTTGTCTATTCTTTTCGGCAGACGAAAACTGAACAGAAGGCACGAGGACACAACTGTTCTCACGCGATCAACTTGATTTTGTAGAAATATAGTACGAAGGACATATACTTTTTGCACTTTGTGCATCTTATAATTGGTAAattgtttttctgtttgtcgTTTAAGAGAGCCTAGTATCGAAGAGAAGTTGAACTTCCTCTGCAAAGTCATTGATCTGTTTGCTGAAGTTTCGAAGACACTTCTCGGCAGCTTGGAAGTGCGAGGTGATGTCGTAAAGTTCTTCTTCTTCAAGCTTGATAACGCCCTCCTTGAGTAGGGTTCCTAATTCCTTGAACTTCATAATGAGTTCCTCCCAGGATGTGATTCCATGCTGAATTATGCCTTTCCAGTATGACATCATAGAGTCTATGTCTTTGATTTGTTCGGTGATCCTTGCAACCTCtataaaaacagaaaatgaaGACCATATGTAAAAATTCTGCTTTGAAGAAATGTTCTAACGACTTATCTCTGTTATTGAACCATTCTATTTTAAAAATGGAGCTTTGACCGAGCAGTTTTGACTGTTgcgtcttcgctaggtgactaggTGCCCAGTGAGTTCAAACCGATCAAAAATTTACTGTATACAACAAAAATCTGTGTGAGAAAGTAGGAATTTTCTATTATTTATGCCTAAAAGTGATATTGTGAAATgcataaaaaggaaaaaaaggaaagagTCTCACTTTTAGCATATAAACGACACCTAAGCTTAAGAATAGTGATGTCACGCGATCATCATTTCGATGATTCAAAAGATATTAGTACTGTTGTTTCGATATTCTTATCATGGAAAAGCATACATGTCCAAATTACGTTGCGAGGCAGCGCTGAAGTCTCTGTGGTAAAGTTTGTGCGTGACTGTACGTTATTTTAAGACGAATGACTTCTCGTGTGTGTTGATTAATGCAGAGACAGCTGTTTTCAAAAGAGAAACTTTACCTTGTCTATTTTTGCTGGAAATAGAATATTTCATCAATGCTCTTAATCGTGCCACGAACAGGTGCAACTCAAACCTTGCTACTCACAACATTGTTCGCACTCCACTGATACTTACAGAAAATTAACATCGAGTAATTTCAATCTAACTAATGGATTGATTTATTGGAGCGCTACTGGCTGATTGTTTATCTACAGCTTGGTGAGATTAATATTGTTACTAactatttcattaaaatgataCTGACCATTTTGGGTTGCCACAGTCCCGGTAACACCGCCACCAGTTGCCGCTGCGCCTACTCCAGCAAAAATGACACCAGGTAATGATAAGGTCAGCAGACCACCAACGACGGCCAACTGCCCGAGGGCGCTGAGCACTTTGAAACCGACGCTAGCAGTCTTGTTCATAGACTTCTGTGATTCCTTGTAGCGGACAATGCTTAGTGTTACATTCTGCGTCTCACTCAGTGATCCGTTGAGTAGTAACGACACTTTCTCTGATGACCTTTCACACTGATTGCCGAGTCTCGTTAAATCTTCTTCCATGCAGTGTTGGATGTAGTAATTGCCGTGCTCTGTAAGACGTAAATACAAGTATTAAGcttctattttctaaaattgacatttttaagCAATAGAAACTGCTGATTTGCTCTATCGGTAACATTTTTTCATCGACATCAATTAACTTTTGAGCTTCATATAGGGTATGCAGGTACTCGTGAAGTacataaattttacaatgtaagTTCACGACCAAACTTAATTTATGTAAGTATGTTTGTTAGATATTTTCCAGGGGTTAACTTGACTATGGCATAAATTTCAACTTCACCTGACAGTTGTTTATGTTCTCTCTACTTGCAAATAATAGTTGACAACTAATTCTACCCTTGTCTCCTATTTCAATAACGACAGAATATCCTGTTCATTACTGAACAATTCCTTCCTTCTTATAACATACAATTATCATGTTGTTTACAATTACTTACATTTTTTAAACACTTGTATTGCTCTAGTAATATTTGTTCAACTATgtacatataataataataactaatACATTTAATGATTTGAACTGCCGAATGTGTTAGATTCCAAAAGATATGGTCTTTTAATAAGTTATCATCTACCTATATCAAAcacaaaatcaatgaaatacGACATTGATTGTGTATTACCAAGCAGTGGTAATTCTTTTCGCTTGCGTGTTTTGCTCTAACATATTTAAACGAAGATTTCAGTCATTCTTGCAACATCAAAGGCAATTGTTATGCTTTGTTACTGATATTCAAATCACTTTAATTAACTTTCTGAACACAATTAGGCTTAATGATGTTACAATTCAATCATACTTGCTTTGTCGATTACGTTCATGAGTGCATCAGAATCCAAAGGTTCCATACTgtctttaaaattattttctaaGTCATGGGTGAGTTCCATTTCTACTATCTCAGATAAATATTCGGTACCCTTGCTTTCGAAAAGCCCCTTGTAGCTTTCTAAACGGTGTTGCCATAGGAACGTGTCAACGCCCAAGTTTCTTGATTTGATTTCTGCTTGTTGACACTGTTGCATGTATTCACATTGCTTGCTGAAATTCCTGGAATCGAAGGCATAATTATTTGAAAGGGCAACCATACAAGGcatgaaaagaaacaaatatgGGAAATTGCAAAAGACAGAAGCTGCAAACAAACGAACCGAATAATTAATTTCTAGCAAAAGAGGTAGAAAAGTCAAGAAAGACAATTCGTACAATAAGATTTCCTGTGGTTTGAGTTACCGGAGCAACTGGTCCAAAACTTTTACTTTGGCGTTACGGCCGTACAAACTATCACCACTGCAACGTATAAGCATATTTTTGTCATATGATATTTGTTAAAGACTATTAAATTCCGTGGAACAAAACAACTTAATTGTAAGAGAAGCCGTCTTTTGCGCAAACGACAGGTCAGAAATTTCGAAAGAAAAGAAAGGTCAAAATATCTAAACGTATAATTCCAGCTGCAGTGATGAATCACATGTATTAAGTCTCTCGATCACATTCTTTCGAACCATTCCGTTTCAGGAATTTCAAAGAGTCAATATCATTATATCCCAAGTGGCATGCATTAAAGAGTGAAATAATACACTCAAAATTACAACATTCGAGCCAAGATCAGAACTGATGCAGTGATACTGTGTTCTGAAAAGTAACAGAAATTTCAAGGAGAGAGTTAATATATTTGACGTTCTTTTGACATAAATAGTACCGTCTAGTATATAATTACTGTCTCTGAGTCAAGTATTTTGATAGAGTGCATGACAAGAATACCAACAATATTCAA from the Ptychodera flava strain L36383 unplaced genomic scaffold, AS_Pfla_20210202 Scaffold_90__1_contigs__length_430918_pilon, whole genome shotgun sequence genome contains:
- the LOC139129086 gene encoding uncharacterized protein, with the protein product MYENSSQTSKPVSRACDDDYINTAWDMLRESIMEVRRLIIWRREIQINNRALNTQVDNAIRRVRVVYRYVLEECVNIKNFSKQCEYMQQCQQAEIKSRNLGVDTFLWQHRLESYKGLFESKGTEYLSEIVEMELTHDLENNFKDSMEPLDSDALMNVIDKAKHGNYYIQHCMEEDLTRLGNQCERSSEKVSLLLNGSLSETQNVTLSIVRYKESQKSMNKTASVGFKVLSALGQLAVVGGLLTLSLPGVIFAGVGAAATGGGVTGTVATQNEVARITEQIKDIDSMMSYWKGIIQHGITSWEELIMKFKELGTLLKEGVIKLEEEELYDITSHFQAAEKCLRNFSKQINDFAEEVQLLFDTRLS